A section of the Myxococcus xanthus genome encodes:
- a CDS encoding phasin family protein, giving the protein MDNKPEAPREKHSVTETFERLWSQALLAVNTAEEEASRAVQRVAAVAGWSQDEVKRQAREFSERLAGHRKDLEHNVEERVRQTLTKMKLPRREELAAFGTRLDKLAERIQALEHRK; this is encoded by the coding sequence ATGGACAACAAGCCCGAGGCCCCCCGAGAGAAGCACTCCGTGACGGAGACGTTCGAGCGTCTCTGGAGCCAGGCCCTGCTGGCGGTGAACACGGCCGAGGAAGAAGCTTCACGGGCCGTGCAGCGCGTGGCCGCGGTGGCGGGTTGGAGCCAGGACGAGGTGAAGCGCCAGGCCCGGGAATTCAGCGAGCGGCTGGCGGGCCACCGCAAGGACCTGGAGCACAACGTGGAAGAGCGGGTGCGCCAGACCCTGACGAAGATGAAGCTGCCCCGCCGCGAGGAGCTGGCGGCGTTTGGAACCCGGCTGGACAAGCTGGCCGAGCGCATCCAGGCCCTGGAGCACCGGAAGTGA
- the rpoC gene encoding DNA-directed RNA polymerase subunit beta' has protein sequence MKDIFNFFEKPKDPLSFNAIRIALASPDKIRQWSHGEVKKPETINYRTFKPERDGLFCARIFGPVKDYECNCGKYKRMKHRGVVCEKCGVEVIQSKVRRERLGHITLATPVAHIWFLKSLPSRIGNLLDITLKELEKVLYCESYIVLDPKATPLQKGELISEDKMHRLYQEHGEDSFTTGMGGEAVREMLKSLDVEKLSEELRKDMRETTSEAKRKKYAKRLKVAEAFRVSGNKPEWMMLDVIPVIPPDLRPLVPLDGGRFATSDLNDLYRRVINRNNRLKRLQELNAPDIIIRNEKRMLQEAVDALFDNGRRGKTITGPNKRPLKSLSDMLKGKQGRFRQNLLGKRVDYSGRSVIVVGPELRLHQCGLPKIMALELFKPFIYNKLEEKGYVTTIKSAKKMVEKERPEVWDILEDVIREHPVLLNRAPTLHRLGMQAFEPVLIEGKAIQLHPLVCAAFNADFDGDQMAVHVPLSIEAQMEARVLMMSTNNILSPANGKPIIVPTQDMVLGIYYMTRAREFAGGEGRVFASPDEVRAAYDHGEVHLQAKVVCRIDGKRKETTVGRVLLWEVVPRAVGFDAINKVLDKKSLGGLIDLCYRLTGEKETVLLADRVRSLGYYNATRAGISIALKDMIIPAKKQEFLDFARKEVSEIENQYLEGLITDGERYNKVIDIWAEITEKVAQEMMQQISQEETTGDRDGKRETRKQPSFNPIYIMADSGARGSAQQIRQLAGMRGLMAKPSGEIIETPITANFREGLSVLQYFISTHGARKGLADTALKTANSGYLTRRLVDVAQDAIINEYDCGTMDGLFIGALVEGGEIIEPLGERILGRVALDDILDPVTGEVLVRANEEIDEDRVRRIENSGMDKVKIRSVLTCQAKRGICVECYGRDLARGRKVSVGEAVGVIAAQSIGEPGTQLTMRTFHIGGAATRRAEQSSLENRYAGSVKFAGLVTVQKTDGTLVAMNRNGEIVVVDDSGRERERYQVIYGARILVKEGQRIEPGVLMAEWDPFAIPLLTEVGGVVRYEDIIEGVTMSEALDEVTGLSRKTVIESKDPEARPRVTIRDANGNMMDLPSSRNPASYFLPQGSIITVNDGDEIHPGEVIAKVPRETTKTKDITGGLPRVAELFEARKPKDAAAIAEIDGVVSFGKDTKGKRKLIITPEVNGEQRTDLAKEYLISKGKNISVHSGDRVKAGEAMMDGSANPHDILKVLGEKELARYLVDEVQEVYRLQGVKINDKHIETIVRQMLRRVRVTDVGDTNFLVDEQVEKWVFEEENEKVMSEGKRPAVGEPLLLGITKASLSTESFISASSFQETTKVLTEAAINGKVDYLRGLKENVIMGRLIPAGTGLPNYKHLDIAVESPTDEVNEMEAALAATHGDTGPLGEPSRPVGTQTTGAA, from the coding sequence GTGAAGGACATTTTCAACTTCTTCGAGAAGCCGAAGGACCCGCTGTCGTTCAACGCCATCCGCATCGCCCTGGCGTCGCCCGACAAGATTCGCCAGTGGTCCCATGGCGAGGTGAAGAAGCCGGAGACGATCAACTACCGCACGTTCAAGCCGGAGCGGGACGGGCTCTTCTGCGCCCGCATCTTCGGGCCGGTGAAGGACTACGAGTGCAACTGCGGCAAGTACAAGCGCATGAAGCACCGCGGCGTGGTGTGCGAGAAGTGCGGCGTGGAGGTCATCCAGTCCAAGGTGCGCCGTGAGCGCCTGGGCCACATCACCCTGGCCACGCCGGTGGCCCACATCTGGTTCCTCAAGTCGCTGCCGAGCCGCATCGGCAACCTGCTCGACATCACGCTGAAGGAGCTGGAGAAGGTCCTCTACTGCGAGAGCTACATCGTCCTCGATCCGAAGGCGACGCCGCTGCAGAAGGGCGAGCTCATCAGCGAGGACAAGATGCACCGGCTCTACCAGGAGCACGGTGAGGACTCCTTCACCACGGGCATGGGCGGCGAGGCCGTCCGCGAGATGCTCAAGTCGCTGGACGTGGAGAAGCTGTCCGAAGAGCTGCGCAAGGACATGCGCGAGACCACCAGCGAGGCGAAGCGGAAGAAGTACGCCAAGCGCCTGAAGGTGGCCGAGGCGTTCCGCGTCTCCGGCAACAAGCCGGAGTGGATGATGCTGGACGTGATTCCGGTGATTCCGCCGGACCTGCGCCCGCTCGTTCCCCTGGATGGTGGCCGCTTCGCGACCTCCGACCTGAACGACCTGTACCGCCGCGTCATCAACCGCAACAACCGTCTGAAGCGCCTCCAGGAGCTGAACGCTCCGGACATCATCATCCGCAACGAGAAGCGGATGCTGCAGGAGGCCGTGGACGCGCTGTTCGACAACGGCCGCCGCGGGAAGACCATCACGGGCCCCAACAAGCGCCCGCTGAAGTCGCTGTCCGACATGCTCAAGGGCAAGCAGGGCCGGTTCCGCCAGAACCTGCTCGGCAAGCGCGTGGACTACTCGGGCCGCTCCGTCATCGTGGTGGGCCCCGAGCTGCGTCTGCACCAGTGCGGCCTGCCGAAGATCATGGCGCTCGAGCTCTTCAAGCCGTTCATCTACAACAAGCTCGAAGAGAAGGGTTACGTCACCACCATCAAGTCCGCGAAGAAGATGGTGGAGAAGGAGCGTCCCGAGGTCTGGGACATCCTCGAGGACGTCATCCGCGAGCACCCGGTGCTCCTCAACCGCGCTCCCACGCTGCACCGTCTGGGCATGCAGGCCTTCGAGCCCGTGCTGATTGAAGGCAAGGCCATCCAGCTTCACCCGCTGGTGTGCGCCGCCTTCAACGCCGACTTCGACGGCGACCAGATGGCCGTGCACGTGCCGCTCTCCATCGAGGCTCAGATGGAGGCCCGCGTGCTGATGATGTCGACGAACAACATCCTCAGCCCCGCGAACGGCAAGCCCATCATCGTCCCGACGCAGGACATGGTGCTCGGCATCTACTACATGACCCGCGCCCGCGAGTTCGCCGGCGGCGAGGGCCGCGTGTTCGCCTCGCCCGACGAGGTGCGTGCCGCGTACGACCACGGCGAGGTGCACCTCCAGGCGAAGGTCGTCTGCCGCATCGACGGCAAGCGCAAGGAGACCACCGTCGGCCGCGTCCTCCTGTGGGAGGTCGTCCCGCGCGCGGTGGGCTTCGACGCCATCAACAAGGTGCTCGACAAGAAGTCGCTCGGCGGCCTCATCGACCTCTGCTACCGCCTCACGGGTGAGAAGGAGACGGTGCTGCTCGCGGACCGCGTGCGCAGCCTCGGCTACTACAACGCCACCCGCGCCGGTATCTCCATCGCGCTCAAGGACATGATCATCCCTGCGAAGAAGCAGGAGTTCCTGGACTTCGCGCGCAAGGAAGTGTCGGAGATCGAGAACCAGTACCTTGAGGGCCTCATCACCGACGGCGAGCGCTACAACAAGGTCATCGATATCTGGGCGGAGATCACCGAGAAGGTCGCCCAGGAGATGATGCAGCAGATCTCCCAGGAGGAGACCACCGGGGACCGCGACGGCAAGCGTGAGACGCGCAAGCAGCCGTCCTTCAACCCCATCTACATCATGGCCGACTCGGGCGCGCGTGGTAGCGCCCAGCAGATCCGTCAGCTGGCGGGTATGCGTGGCCTGATGGCGAAGCCCTCCGGCGAAATCATCGAGACGCCCATCACGGCCAACTTCCGTGAAGGCCTCTCCGTGCTGCAGTACTTCATCTCCACGCACGGTGCCCGTAAGGGTCTGGCGGACACGGCGCTCAAGACGGCCAACTCCGGTTACCTCACCCGCCGTCTCGTGGACGTGGCGCAGGACGCCATCATCAACGAGTACGACTGCGGCACCATGGACGGCCTGTTCATCGGCGCCCTGGTGGAGGGCGGCGAGATCATCGAGCCGCTCGGCGAGCGCATCCTGGGCCGCGTGGCCCTGGATGACATCCTCGACCCCGTGACGGGCGAGGTGCTGGTGCGCGCGAACGAGGAGATCGACGAGGACCGCGTCCGCCGCATCGAGAACAGCGGCATGGACAAGGTGAAGATCCGCTCGGTGCTCACCTGCCAGGCCAAGCGCGGCATCTGCGTGGAGTGCTACGGCCGTGACCTGGCCCGCGGCCGCAAGGTGTCCGTGGGTGAGGCGGTCGGCGTCATCGCGGCGCAGTCCATCGGTGAGCCGGGTACCCAGCTCACGATGCGCACCTTCCACATCGGTGGTGCGGCGACGCGGCGCGCGGAGCAGTCCAGCCTGGAGAACCGCTACGCGGGTAGCGTGAAGTTCGCGGGCCTCGTCACCGTGCAGAAGACGGACGGCACGCTGGTGGCCATGAACCGCAACGGCGAAATCGTCGTCGTGGACGACTCGGGCCGCGAGCGCGAGCGTTACCAGGTCATCTACGGTGCCCGCATCCTCGTGAAGGAAGGCCAGCGCATCGAGCCGGGCGTCCTCATGGCGGAGTGGGACCCGTTCGCGATTCCGCTGCTGACCGAGGTCGGCGGTGTCGTGCGCTACGAGGACATCATCGAAGGCGTGACGATGTCCGAGGCGCTGGACGAGGTGACCGGTCTGTCGCGTAAGACGGTCATCGAGTCCAAGGACCCGGAGGCGCGTCCGCGCGTCACCATCCGCGATGCCAACGGCAACATGATGGACCTGCCCAGCTCCCGCAACCCGGCGAGCTACTTCCTGCCGCAGGGCTCCATCATCACCGTCAACGACGGCGATGAGATCCACCCGGGCGAGGTCATCGCCAAGGTGCCGCGCGAGACGACGAAGACCAAGGACATCACGGGCGGTCTGCCTCGCGTGGCCGAGCTCTTCGAGGCGCGCAAGCCGAAGGACGCGGCGGCGATCGCGGAGATCGACGGCGTGGTGTCGTTCGGCAAGGACACCAAGGGCAAGCGCAAGCTCATCATCACCCCCGAGGTGAACGGCGAGCAGCGCACGGACCTGGCCAAGGAGTACCTGATCTCCAAGGGCAAGAACATCAGCGTCCACTCCGGCGACCGCGTGAAGGCCGGCGAGGCGATGATGGACGGCTCGGCCAACCCGCACGACATCCTCAAGGTGCTCGGCGAGAAGGAGCTCGCGCGCTACCTGGTGGACGAAGTGCAGGAGGTCTACCGACTGCAGGGCGTGAAGATCAACGACAAGCACATCGAGACCATCGTGCGGCAGATGCTCCGCCGCGTGCGCGTCACCGATGTGGGCGACACCAACTTCCTGGTCGACGAGCAGGTCGAGAAGTGGGTGTTCGAGGAGGAGAACGAGAAGGTCATGTCGGAAGGCAAGCGTCCCGCCGTTGGCGAGCCGTTGCTGCTCGGCATCACCAAGGCCTCGCTCTCCACCGAGTCCTTCATCTCCGCGTCGTCCTTCCAGGAGACCACCAAGGTGCTCACCGAGGCCGCCATCAACGGCAAGGTGGACTACCTGCGCGGCCTCAAGGAGAACGTCATCATGGGCCGGCTCATCCCCGCCGGCACGGGTCTGCCGAACTACAAGCACCTGGACATCGCGGTGGAGAGCCCCACCGACGAGGTCAATGAGATGGAGGCCGCCCTGGCCGCCACTCACGGCGACACCGGCCCCCTGGGCGAGCCTTCCCGCCCGGTAGGCACGCAGACGACCGGCGCGGCCTAA